One Roseimaritima multifibrata DNA window includes the following coding sequences:
- a CDS encoding OB-fold-containig protein, translating into MWNAIETFLDSMFVGPMWPASVLMGLLICYLLLSILGAVDLDMDSPDADLGLDLDAPDAGIDLPESPDADFDVDFESNIDVGHGASDIFGGVGMLTLRWLNLGRVPIIMWAGTFTLLYWTVTWILWSQSDNFRYQPTLWISLLLTIRNIVIAVGLTKIMTGPMAKVFAPEPQFDAAHLMGRDCTVCTFRADSSFGQGRYKTDASPLLLNIRTDGAILSKGEQARIIGFDPVKRIYIVTKVDPEVLP; encoded by the coding sequence GTGTGGAATGCCATCGAAACTTTTCTCGATTCCATGTTCGTCGGACCGATGTGGCCTGCATCCGTCCTGATGGGGCTACTGATTTGCTATTTACTGCTCTCGATCCTGGGGGCGGTCGACCTGGACATGGACAGCCCCGATGCCGACTTGGGGCTGGACTTAGACGCCCCCGATGCCGGAATCGATCTACCGGAATCTCCCGACGCTGACTTTGATGTCGACTTCGAATCGAATATCGACGTGGGGCACGGAGCCTCTGATATTTTTGGCGGAGTCGGGATGCTGACCCTGCGTTGGCTGAACCTCGGTCGCGTTCCCATCATCATGTGGGCAGGGACCTTTACCCTGCTGTATTGGACGGTCACATGGATTCTGTGGTCCCAATCTGACAATTTCCGTTATCAACCAACTCTTTGGATTAGCTTATTGCTAACGATAAGGAACATTGTGATAGCCGTAGGTCTAACAAAAATAATGACGGGACCGATGGCGAAAGTTTTTGCGCCCGAACCGCAGTTCGATGCGGCCCATTTAATGGGTCGGGACTGTACGGTCTGCACGTTTCGTGCGGATTCATCCTTTGGACAGGGGCGTTACAAAACGGATGCCTCCCCACTACTGCTGAACATTCGAACCGATGGAGCCATCCTCTCCAAAGGCGAACAAGCACGGATCATTGGCTTCGACCCCGTCAAACGCATTTACATCGTCACCAAAGTTGACCCTGAGGTACTTCCATGA
- a CDS encoding LamG-like jellyroll fold domain-containing protein translates to MRLTRQWLVRSVTCLLLVAVNLSGTYGHDGPDPRAHWVFGIPFFKDGILESQLGPKLTAQGTPTLEDSDGLNAIRLEGSKSYFIADQPWAALQEKLPPKAITIAAWVSLDEMTRYGGIVSALQDNGDAETGWILGYNNDTFSFGLSSQDADDGNGMMTYLEGKTEVVQGKWYHVAGVYDGETMQLWVNGKLDAESDAQGGPILYPDTATLAVGAYLDMNERIPMRGRLAKIAVYDLAAKQAWIEHDFEHQKDWAELPPTAKKKEPLAFLVAPFLQYATTDSIRVVCETNAECEVSVRFGETAEFNRKASAASDDKTIHSALLDGLAPQTGHYYQVTATDPETKTSVQSEVLSFQTASLPETPYAFAVISDTQGNPAVSGKVGELAWGLRPNFLVIPGDLVSTGTEKNQWVYQFFSSMNPLISRVPFYPVLGNHERNADHYYRYMDLPSPEYYYSFRYGNAAFFMLDSNKEMGPESEQYQWLEKQLAALETEKAEGKVVWTFISFHHPAYSSDENDYGDLWKGKSSWGDLRIRPMTKLFDRFGVDIVWNGHIHSYERTWKMHNEKPQNDRGTIYMVTGGGGGGLEQAGPIRPPFQQTVRRGHHFVYVAVNGKELQLKSYDLDGQLFDTVSITKQTEAPKE, encoded by the coding sequence ATGCGTCTGACACGACAATGGCTTGTTCGTTCGGTTACCTGTCTACTCCTGGTCGCCGTGAACCTATCGGGGACCTACGGACACGATGGCCCTGACCCTCGAGCCCATTGGGTTTTCGGAATTCCATTTTTTAAGGATGGGATCCTGGAAAGCCAACTTGGTCCCAAACTGACGGCCCAAGGGACTCCGACCCTCGAAGATTCCGACGGCCTAAACGCAATCCGCCTTGAAGGAAGCAAATCGTATTTCATCGCTGATCAGCCTTGGGCAGCCCTGCAAGAAAAGCTTCCGCCAAAGGCCATCACAATTGCCGCGTGGGTATCGCTGGACGAAATGACACGTTATGGCGGGATCGTCTCAGCCCTGCAGGATAACGGAGACGCCGAAACAGGCTGGATCCTAGGCTACAACAACGATACTTTTTCATTCGGGCTTTCCAGCCAAGATGCAGACGATGGCAATGGAATGATGACTTATCTGGAAGGCAAAACCGAAGTCGTCCAGGGAAAGTGGTATCACGTCGCCGGGGTCTACGATGGTGAAACCATGCAGCTATGGGTCAATGGAAAACTGGATGCAGAATCCGATGCCCAGGGTGGCCCGATCCTTTATCCCGACACAGCGACCCTCGCAGTCGGCGCCTATTTGGATATGAATGAAAGGATTCCCATGCGTGGCCGGTTAGCCAAAATCGCCGTCTACGACTTGGCTGCAAAACAAGCCTGGATTGAACATGATTTCGAACATCAAAAAGATTGGGCGGAACTGCCTCCTACAGCAAAGAAGAAAGAACCACTGGCGTTTCTAGTCGCCCCTTTCCTACAGTACGCGACCACCGACAGCATCCGTGTGGTCTGCGAAACGAACGCGGAATGCGAAGTATCGGTTCGCTTCGGAGAGACCGCTGAATTCAACCGCAAAGCGTCCGCCGCCTCCGACGACAAAACGATCCACTCGGCATTGCTTGATGGATTGGCACCACAAACCGGGCATTACTACCAAGTCACGGCGACCGATCCGGAAACAAAAACTTCGGTCCAAAGCGAAGTCCTTTCATTTCAGACCGCTTCGCTACCGGAAACCCCATACGCCTTTGCAGTCATCTCTGACACGCAGGGCAACCCGGCCGTCAGTGGCAAAGTCGGCGAATTAGCTTGGGGACTTCGCCCCAACTTTTTGGTGATCCCTGGCGACCTTGTCAGTACTGGCACCGAAAAGAACCAATGGGTCTATCAATTTTTCTCCAGTATGAACCCGCTGATCTCGCGAGTCCCTTTCTACCCGGTGCTTGGGAATCATGAACGGAACGCGGATCATTATTACCGGTACATGGACCTTCCTTCCCCCGAGTACTACTACTCGTTTCGGTATGGAAACGCGGCCTTCTTTATGCTCGATTCAAACAAGGAAATGGGGCCTGAAAGCGAACAGTACCAATGGTTAGAAAAACAACTCGCCGCACTCGAAACAGAAAAAGCAGAAGGCAAAGTCGTTTGGACGTTTATTAGCTTTCATCACCCGGCCTATTCCTCCGACGAAAACGACTACGGAGACCTCTGGAAAGGAAAAAGCAGTTGGGGCGATCTAAGGATTCGCCCAATGACCAAGTTGTTCGATCGCTTCGGCGTCGACATCGTCTGGAATGGTCATATCCATTCCTACGAGCGAACCTGGAAAATGCACAACGAAAAACCTCAAAACGATCGTGGCACCATCTACATGGTCACCGGAGGCGGTGGAGGAGGACTGGAGCAAGCCGGACCGATCCGACCTCCATTCCAGCAAACCGTTCGCCGCGGCCACCACTTCGTCTATGTCGCCGTCAACGGCAAGGAACTGCAACTAAAATCGTACGACTTGGATGGGCAACTTTTTGATACGGTTTCGATCACGAAGCAGACCGAAGCCCCCAAGGAGTAG
- a CDS encoding DUF1559 domain-containing protein, whose product MKLQNLNQRHAFTLVELLVVIAIIGVLVGLLLPAVQAAREAARRMQCSNNLKQLGLATHNFADTHKEDLPMLGEAQEGGHWSAFVMPYCEQTNLYESLTFGSTNWAAGTALSNADITSSNPRDRQVAACETMISVMRCPSSVAPEAVFDASVYSPPWFVAARVPANYLAVVTGIQPNDWKPSWGWGRGNIATWGSGQTTKHHAELDGMIQTRHPDRARISQGGMGGATGFRDVTDGLSNTLMFGEAEPDPELASIASTAEEANSGRKDHWAIGGDDFDNWEGTDWSEMGGSTAVQINYPKPVTIARADASPEWGAYEVSFSSQHPSGAQFCFGDGSVRFLSETVDMAIFSALGTRSGGEAVQQP is encoded by the coding sequence ATGAAACTTCAAAACCTAAATCAACGACACGCCTTTACCCTTGTAGAACTGCTGGTGGTCATTGCGATCATCGGCGTCCTTGTCGGCTTGCTACTGCCCGCGGTCCAAGCGGCCCGTGAAGCCGCACGCAGGATGCAATGCAGCAACAATCTAAAGCAACTGGGCTTGGCGACGCACAACTTTGCCGACACCCACAAAGAAGACCTGCCGATGCTTGGCGAAGCTCAGGAAGGTGGCCACTGGAGCGCGTTTGTGATGCCCTACTGTGAACAGACCAACCTGTACGAATCGCTTACATTCGGTTCGACCAACTGGGCTGCGGGAACCGCCCTCAGCAACGCCGACATCACGTCCTCCAATCCGCGGGACCGGCAAGTAGCCGCCTGCGAAACCATGATCAGCGTGATGCGGTGCCCATCTTCGGTCGCCCCAGAGGCCGTCTTTGACGCGTCGGTATACTCGCCGCCATGGTTTGTTGCCGCTCGCGTGCCGGCAAACTACCTAGCGGTCGTCACCGGAATCCAACCCAACGACTGGAAACCTTCATGGGGATGGGGACGAGGAAATATCGCTACCTGGGGCAGCGGCCAGACGACCAAACACCACGCCGAACTAGACGGCATGATCCAAACACGCCATCCCGACCGCGCTCGGATCAGCCAAGGTGGCATGGGTGGCGCAACCGGTTTCCGCGACGTCACCGACGGACTGTCGAACACGCTGATGTTTGGGGAAGCCGAACCCGACCCCGAATTGGCCTCGATCGCATCGACCGCCGAAGAAGCCAATTCCGGCCGGAAAGACCACTGGGCGATCGGCGGGGACGACTTCGATAACTGGGAAGGTACGGACTGGTCCGAAATGGGTGGCTCGACAGCCGTCCAAATCAACTATCCAAAACCGGTTACAATTGCTCGTGCGGACGCCTCGCCAGAATGGGGCGCCTACGAAGTCAGTTTCAGCAGCCAGCACCCCAGCGGTGCGCAGTTCTGTTTTGGGGATGGATCGGTTCGATTTCTTTCCGAAACGGTCGACATGGCCATCTTCTCTGCCTTGGGAACTCGAAGTGGCGGCGAAGCGGTCCAACAACCGTAA